In Candidatus Nealsonbacteria bacterium, the following are encoded in one genomic region:
- a CDS encoding serine hydrolase, translating to MIKKLKIPKFKRKEKKIRIILTIVFIITLIITTSHLVKEINRKEDINLNLALANDSRLEFYRSQFPLRNWDVPTPIIGASGFLVASIEPEGKPKILFDKNRTQRLPIASIAKLMTAVIVLEEYNLNEVIAITEEAFLKDHMRTNVLYPGETYKVKDLLYASLIESSNTAAHALAQRATAPYYQPISANLFVNRMNQKAVTLGMNNTRFINPSGLDPANPRDVAGYSTPDDLLILAEYLLKKPKIWEILSIKEFNLKTNEGSFKYIMSNTNGLLDEPGIIGGKTGQTARARGCLFMVSKNPKSEGYLISIILGSQDRFGETRTLLRTAKEAFHWIKI from the coding sequence ATGATAAAAAAATTGAAAATACCAAAATTCAAGAGAAAAGAAAAGAAAATAAGAATTATTCTTACTATTGTATTTATAATTACCCTTATTATTACAACATCACATCTTGTTAAAGAAATAAATAGAAAAGAAGACATTAATTTAAACCTTGCTCTGGCTAACGACTCTCGTCTTGAATTCTATCGTTCTCAATTCCCACTAAGAAATTGGGATGTTCCAACTCCAATCATCGGGGCAAGTGGTTTTTTAGTAGCATCAATAGAGCCAGAAGGAAAGCCAAAGATTCTTTTCGATAAAAACAGAACTCAAAGATTACCAATTGCAAGTATTGCTAAATTAATGACTGCAGTTATAGTCTTAGAGGAATACAATCTAAACGAAGTAATAGCGATTACCGAAGAAGCTTTTTTAAAAGATCACATGCGAACCAATGTTCTTTATCCTGGGGAAACCTATAAAGTAAAAGACCTTCTTTACGCCTCATTGATTGAATCAAGTAATACTGCAGCTCATGCATTGGCTCAAAGAGCAACTGCACCATACTATCAACCAATATCCGCTAACTTATTTGTTAATAGAATGAATCAAAAAGCAGTTACCCTTGGAATGAACAATACAAGATTCATAAATCCAAGTGGTCTTGATCCCGCTAACCCTCGAGATGTTGCTGGATATTCCACTCCCGATGATTTGCTAATTCTTGCTGAATATTTATTAAAAAAACCTAAAATCTGGGAAATATTATCAATTAAAGAATTTAATCTTAAAACAAACGAAGGATCATTTAAGTACATTATGAGTAATACTAATGGACTACTTGATGAACCCGGAATTATTGGTGGTAAAACAGGGCAAACCGCAAGAGCTAGAGGATGTCTTTTTATGGTTTCTAAAAATCCTAAAAGTGAAGGATATTTAATAAGTATTATTCTTGGATCTCAAGATAGGTTTGGAGAAACCAGAACACTTCTTAGAACAGCCAAAGAAGCATTTCATTGGATAAAAATATAA